The Stigmatella ashevillena genomic sequence TCGGGATGATTCTTGCCGAGGGCGGCCTCCTGAATGGCAAGCGCTCGCTGATAAAGAGGCTCGGCACGGTCGTACACTCCCTGGTCCAAATAGAGGAGGGCGAGGCTGTTGAGAGATTGAGCGACATCGGGATGGTTCTTGCCGAGGGCGGCCTCTCGAATGGCAAGCGCGCGCTGGTGGAGAGGCTCTGCCTGGGTCAGGTCCCCTTGCCGACGATGAAGCTCACCCATCAGGTTCAGGCAGGTGGCAACGTCTGGATGCGTGCTTCCGCGCACGGCCTCTCTGAGTGCGAGCGCATGCTCAGCCCGTACAAGGGCTTCGGAATACTTGCCTGCATCATTGAGTTTCGTTGCCTCGTCAAAATCCGCCTGCGCCTCCATCAGCCGCGCATCGGGCGACCCCGCGTTGGCCCTCCCTTCCACGGCACACCAAAGAAAGACTGCCATCATCCAGCCGAAGCCCTGACGCATCTTTTCTCCCTCCCTTGCCTCGGGTTCAACGCGAGGCCAATGAGGACCGGCTGAGCAAAGCTCTAATGTGAATCCGAGGTGCCGGGCCTCGGAGGCATTACCACGGGAAAGTAACAGGCACCTTTCCAGTCGTAAGCGCCCTCTCCGCAAGGCGGTGAGGTTTGAAGGACTTCGATCCAGCAGCCTCCCCGAATGCTGACCTGCCAACCAGGGCACGGCGGACGGCGTTGGCCCGGGAGAGGCTCTTTGAGCATGTCGAGGCTCAGCCCGCTGGGCTTGGACCCTGGCGCCGCACTGGACACCGGAAACGCCTCCACTGCTGCGTCCGCCACTCCCCCCGTCCCACCATCCGTCATCGCGCTGGGGGAAGCCTGGAGCCTTCCCACGTTCACATGCCCAGCCACCAGGAGGAGAAGCCCAGCGGCCACAGGGAGGAGCGCCACGGGCCCAACACTCTCGCGGCGAGGCACTGAGACTGGTGGACTCGTGACTTCTGTGGACACGCGCGAAGAGTCCGGGCTCGTGGGCTCATCGGGTTCAGCCTCGGCGGTCTCCGCCATGGCCTCCATCACTGCAGCCAACTCGCCCGCGCTGCCTCGGTCCTGGGGCTTGTGGGAGAGCATGCGGAGAATGAGGGCCTCCAACGAGGGCGCCAGCGGCTTCACCTGACTCGGAGGCTTCAGCACCTCCTGGGGGTCGCCTCCATCATCTCCTATAAAGGAGGGGCTCGTCGCCAGGGGGGGATAGATTCCCGTGCACAGGCGGTAGGCCGTCACTCCCAGCGCATACACGTCGTCCGCAGGCGTGGCGCGGTAGGGAGCGTGGGCCCCATGGCAGGGGTTCCCATAGAACCGCAGCGCTTGGGGACTGCGATAGACCTTGGTGCCGGGGGCGAGAAGCCCCTCGGTGAGCGGGGCCGCCCCCTCCCAAGTGCCGCACCCAAAGTCCATGAGGTAAGCCCGGCCTTCGGGGCTCACCAGGACATTCTCTCCCTTGACGTCCCGGTGAAGCCCTCCGCGAGCGTGGGTGGCCTCCAGCGCCCGCGCCACCTGGGCCAGCAGCCTCAGCGTCCGGCGGAACGTGAGCGGATGCTCCTTCGCACAATCGTACAG encodes the following:
- a CDS encoding serine/threonine-protein kinase, which translates into the protein MDALLPEALPPGTLLGPWQVDGRAGYGTYGAVYRAHRRGQTSAQPVALKVARYPNDLRFEREAGLLARIQHPGVPRLLGRGTWAGGSSGEAHPYVVMQWVEGVHLYDCAKEHPLTFRRTLRLLAQVARALEATHARGGLHRDVKGENVLVSPEGRAYLMDFGCGTWEGAAPLTEGLLAPGTKVYRSPQALRFYGNPCHGAHAPYRATPADDVYALGVTAYRLCTGIYPPLATSPSFIGDDGGDPQEVLKPPSQVKPLAPSLEALILRMLSHKPQDRGSAGELAAVMEAMAETAEAEPDEPTSPDSSRVSTEVTSPPVSVPRRESVGPVALLPVAAGLLLLVAGHVNVGRLQASPSAMTDGGTGGVADAAVEAFPVSSAAPGSKPSGLSLDMLKEPLPGQRRPPCPGWQVSIRGGCWIEVLQTSPPCGEGAYDWKGACYFPVVMPPRPGTSDSH